A genomic region of Colletotrichum destructivum chromosome 1, complete sequence contains the following coding sequences:
- a CDS encoding Putative major facilitator superfamily, MFS transporter superfamily, whose protein sequence is MHRQQTIHFDAPEDVDLGRDSIVEWKPSRRQLSIMATLALLSLMVALDASVIVTSLHVIIDDLGLSTYDGFWIGTAYLLANAVMMPFIADLSHVFGRRPCLTVSVASFALGTIFCCVSNSIGLMLIGRSFQGVGGAGIIVLCLVIFTDIVPLRLRPKWYGLVLGAWALGNCIGPILGGVIAQKTSWRWIFYIMFPFCAAGLVLVPWLVNIEPPAAAISEKLKKVDWLGNALFVGSATLLLVAVSWGGLRYSWRSVGSLLPLFLGAVGMVCTVIYESRLATYPFLRRRLFQNASSIATYACGMIQGLVMYGQLYYVPLYFMNVRNFTPVQTGIALFPVMFTLVPASIITGRLVTRTNNYRYPIWVGWTLASIASGLMLLWDADTPANVWAPTLVLLGLGHGAILNAQNMASHAICNEGDEGIAAAMYAFLRQFGMALGVGVGGSTFQNVMLLKLERNGLSAAGAHGGTNAIAAILSASNDPELRPKILDAYVYGLRGVYGLYVGMSGAALLMSLLIRGVSMNKDLQSERGTRVEETGHGGVQQAQD, encoded by the exons ATGCATCGCCAGCAGACTATTCACTTTGATGCGCCAGAAGATGTTGACCTCGGCAGAGACTCTATAGTCGAATGGAAGCCTTCGAGACGCCAGCTCTCCATCATGGCAACACTGGCTTTGCTATCGCTCATGGTTGCTCTCGACGCCTCTGTCATTGTCACCTCGTTGCAT GTTatcatcgacgacctcgggctCAGCACATACGACGGCTTCTGGATCGGCACGGCTTACCTGCTGGCCAACGCCGTGATGATGCCTTTCATCGCGGACCTTAGCCATGTGTTTGGTCGACGGCCGTGCTTGACCGTTTCCGTCGCTTCCTTCGCTCTCGGTACCATATTCTGCTGCGTGTCCAACTCGATCGGCTTGATGCTGATTGGGCGATCTTTCCAGGGCGTTGGCGGTGCTGGTATCATCGTCTTGTGCTTGGTCATTTTCACCGATATTGTTCCCCTGCGACTTCGGCCCAAGTGGTATGGTCTAGT TCTGGGGGCGTGGGCGTTGGGTAACTGTATCGGCCCTATACTGGGCGGCGTCATTGCCCAGAAAACATCTTGGCGTTGGATATTTTACATCATGTTTCCGTTCTGCGCCGCCGGATTGGTTCTTGTGCCTTGGCTAGTCAACATCGAACCCCCAGCTGCTGCAATCAGTGAGAAACTGAAGAAGGTTGACTGGCTCGGTAACGCCCTGTTCGTCGGCTCGGCaacgttgttgttggtggctGTCTCTTGGGGCGGCTTGCGCTACAGTTGGAGGAGCGTCGGCAGTCTCCTGCCTCTGTTTCTCGGTGCGGTTGGCATGGTCTGCACCGTGATCTACGAGTCACGCCTCGCAACGTATCCGTTCCTGCGTCGGCGACTTTTCCAAAATGCCAGCTCTATCGCAACGTATGCTTGCGGCATGATCCAGGGGCTTGTG ATGTACGGGCAGCTGTACTACGTGCCTCTTTATTTCATGAATGTTCGGAACTTCACGCCGGTCCAGACTGGCATCGCACTCTTCCCGGTGATGTTTACGCTGGTGCCGGCgtccatcatcaccggccGACTCGTGACAAGAACGAACAACTACCGGTATCCGATCTGGGTCGGCTGGACGCTGGCCAGTATTGCGTCCGGTCTGATGCTGCTCTGGGATGCCGACACGCCAGCGAACGTATGGGCACCGACGCTCGTTCTGCTTGGtctcggccacggcgccaTTCTGAACGCGCAAAACATGGCCTCGCATGCCATCTGCaacgaaggcgacgagggcatTGCCGCCGCAATGTATGCCTTTCTCAGACAGTTTGGCATGGCACTCGgggtcggcgttggcggctcCACCTTCCAGAATGTCATGCTGCTCAAGCTGGAGAGAAACGGGTTGTCAGCCGCTGGCGCACACGGAGGTACAAACGCTATTGCAGCCATTCTGAGCGCTTCCAACGATCCCGAGCTGCGGCCCAAGATCTTGGATGCGTACGTCTACGGATTGCGAGGCGTCTACGGCCTGTACGTTGGCATGTCGGGAGCGGCGCTTTTGATGAGCCTCTTGATCAGAGGTGTATCAATGAACAAAGATCTTCAGTCCGAACGTGGGACACGTGTTGAGGAGACGGGGCATGGAGGAGTCCAGCAAGCCCAGGATTGA